tgttttttattgcgTTTTTATTAAGTGAAGAGTTGCACTCTTCATACAGTGGAAAGTGCAACTCTACTATTCACGTGAGCAATGGGGTGTAACTCTTCATTATTCACGTTAACAATGGAGTGTCTCGGGTCGGACCGGATCTAGTCCAAAGCTAAATGCATTAAACTGGATTTgacctagtaaaaaaaataatttttattttttaaaattgtgttttatttgaaaaattagaaggagatctcttgatgatgtagcatttgcagaatttgatcgtaaTCCTAATTTTGTTCTTACCGGGTccgaccaattaaaaaaaattcaatttttatttttatttttaattgtgtttttattcaaaaaaaaattagaaggagatcacttgatgatgtagcatttgcagaatttgatcacaatcccaattttgttcttaataatattttacctgatgttgttgcgcgcttaagaaactatgaaaaatatagtccttattGGATATATTTTGTACTTGATGaaattgcacatagtttaatggaacaataaaaaatattttatatcaatattatttatttcatgatgtaatcgCGGTAGttaaaatctacaatatttaaattaaaaaccatatatatatatatatatatatatatatatatataacctaaaTCTAAAAAGcattcttttaaccaaacacattaaactactttttgttcaattttaatttcaaccacagttttaaccaaacatatatgtttccaaaccaacctcaactaaaagtactttttataaaacaattttttttcaaatcacaaccacaatagctacaataatatcaaacacacttttaaaGGGGGTTAAAAtgtaacccattaatttttaatctattttaaatttgtttgataatatatctgaaaatgaaacaaaacttAATGAGGCAACTTTTAATTCCTAGAAGAAGCACATATAACTAAGGGCATTTCCTTAAATAAAACAGAAGAATTGAAGGACTAAGTTAAATGCACTATAACACATATACTACTTGCCATTCAATTCATCGATCCTACatattttataaagattaatttttatattaagagcTTGTTTgagagtaaaataataattttaaacatattttaacaaattcaaattatgtTGAAACTATGGTACAAACACAACCCCAGACAAGATCTAAAGAGGGCCTACTAGCAACTAGTATTTTAAGCAAATGTAAATTCAAATTCTTtcataattaatcaagttttcaaaaataatacaaaaggtTAATGAAAAGTCATATGCCTTTCATACACACATAGTAACCTAAAGGATTGGAATAAATTAGATGTTTTATTCTTGATgacctaattttttttgaataattttttgagcaCTTAATTAATCATGAAAGAAGATatgtatcattttaatttttcatcctTTCTATGCTTAGCATATTGAAATTATCTTAcactttaaggattttttttaattatttattttatattttcagaattattcttaaatataatttctcatttgagaaaaaaaattaagaatacaaaattccaaaaaaacaattacactaTTCTGAAACTCATGTCATGTTTTatgttcaaatttattattttaataaaaaaaaaatacccaccGCAATTTTTTGTCATCTACAAAACGAAGTTTACAATAAAATCTTATCTTAATAGACcggtattttaatttaaaattggaattaaaaataacaaaaaaaaaacattttttttttaagtaaacaaATGCTTTTACTATTAAACATGTGTCATAACAAATCAAAGGgatcctgtttttttttattggtcatGCGGTAAGTAGACACCTGCGCTAGTTTTGGTCCTAAACCGTGGAATTAAGGTTACTAAAGTAGCCATAAATCATCATTGATTAGGCTACTGAAACACAATTCTACCTTCACGGGGAGGAAACTAAGCTCAGTGCAAGCATGCATAAGGGTGGTTTCTGAATGCCAGATGAGGAACCATGCATGGATGTTAGAACATAGTGCAATTGCAGGACCTTCTTTTCCTTTATAGACCAGATTGATATCCTTCGCATGGATGGACACTGCTGTGGTTTAAAAGAAACTGCAGTCCTTAGCTTGGAAGTTACCCCTAATGTTATTGTATGTAATATCTTTaatttgaatatgtgaaggagtctgcaaagaaaaagaaaaaagaataaggtgATTAACATTCTCAGCTCAATAATAATAGCATTAATCACAATTAAGAAAtgggaaatttttttaattaataacaagCCAATCAAAATTGGAAGTACACTGGTGTCACAGGAGGAAAAGGGCAATAATGTTGATCAATATTGATGGGATGCTGAACACCATCCATTGTAATGTCTTCATAAGTAAAACCAGAAGCAACACCTTCATGAGGAGATTCCTATGTTTTGCTGGATAAATGGAGATCACTCAGATCCAAGTTGTTGCTGGCAAAGATAGACACGTGCATTTTGGCTGTTGGTTGATTTTATGTTCTTCGCTGCCTCAATTTTTACGAATTCAAGCCCTTAATGTCTgaacaaaatattatgaaaaagtaataatcaaatatatgttttaatacacatatatatgatagtcaaaataaaaaaaaataatcaggcaTTGATGAATTGAATGATTAATAGAAAAGATTCGTAGTACGGCTGAACAACACTTTAGgtggcattttaaaaaaatatatcatatataaCCTAAGGAAAAAGGTTCGCAAGGGcgaataatacaaattaatttttttgtattatattgCATGCATCCGCGAGGAGttactgtttttttaataaaagaatgcATTTTAGATGTAGAAATCAGTACGAGATGAGAATTATCATCTCAAATGTTggaaaatattatcataaaaataaaaaatcttttcaacgaaacttttaaattaaaataataagcttaatatattagataaataatcaaaaataattttatattatctctCTAAACCTAATGGCTTCAcagttattttgaatttgacaccTGAGAATGTTGAGATTTAAGATTTTGAGACAtactaattaaaattatgatttcatATCAAGTAATTAtatcaatcaaaaaataaagttattgagGGAGGATTCCAAGAttcatcatatattattttctaccatatatacaatatttttaatttttttttttaaataatgagcATTTCTCAAAAAACTAGAAAGTATAAACAATaaagacatgaaattaaaaaaaaaatctaaataccACCTAAAGCTTATATACAAGAGGACCATTACGGTAACTAAGAATCGATCGGAACATAGCCAAAAGTAGCTCCAACCATCTTGACTTCTCTTGCAACCTCAACCTTATAAACATGTGTTGTATACAATAGGCAAACTCTATTaggaagggtttttttttataggatttattagttattattagaAATGAAAGGGTTAGTTTGTATTCTTACATCTTTGATATAcagtataattattaaattactcttcaaaaaaaaatttctttggtCATGAGGCttttcaagtatttattttttttgtatagcacaattatttaaatgacattaaaaaaaaaattcttaacctTGGAGGCAAAggcaatttagttatttttttatgttattttttttgttattttagagTCAAGggtaatttaatcttttaatacataaaatataatttaaattgaaaagtagTTGTCACATGCTAAAAAGTAGGTGTCAATGCCCATGCCCTTTAGGTGGCGCATATGGCTCTAGAACAACTTTGAACGTCTTCTTCTAGAATAGCGTTCAATGCGTCTCATCAACCCTATCATGATAGTGAGGTACGAGCTGTCAAAAGATTGGTTGTTAAACTCCGACCAAATGTATTCTCTTCTTTCCCTCtaagaaaattatgtttgtcttgcaatatatatatttgattgttAAGTCAAATtaggttcttattttttttattacaatgtatttggtcttgaatcatttattaaattaatatttttttaaatttcatcccttgatatttgattttgatatcagatttaatctgtatttttttaatttcaattatttgatCTTGAATCCTTTAttgaattaacttttttaaaaaaaatttatcccttaacatttgatttttatgtcaaatttggttattattttttttattattatttttagtttttcttgtccttttcttaattgaaaatatttttcaattccatcctttatgatttgattttatcttttttttagtcaaatttggttcttattcttttaaaatctacattttttttctttttttatccattttttatttttttaaaatcaagtttatCCCTGATTATTTTGGTTGGTTgggaattttatattattatttttttaggtttacgTATTATGTTGAAATTTGGTCTCATGATCAGTGTCATAAATTTTGAAGGTTTGACCGAGTTagctttagttatttttaattattttttaaatttcattcatCATCATTAGGTTAGTTGGaaattgatattctttgttttttttatcttttctttctatagagttatctcCGAAATTATGTCCCGGGTTATAGATTCAGCAGGTTTACCAGATTTGACTCGAgtccttttgttttcattgctttttaatttttttttatttcgcccttcaatattagattgatttgaaaattaagctttgtgattttattcaatttgctttttatgaagttattttagTCTCATTACTAAGTTATagatttagtttgatttgtGTTGAAGctagatgataaaaaattataatgtctGGTTCTTTGAGatgatgtatttttaacaatTCACCTGTGTGATGGATTGGACAGACTCAggtcaatttcttttttgtttttaaaattgttttatttttaattttgttattcatcattttatttgcagggaattaagatttatatttttttatttttctttctatacaattatctcattctcatttaatttttatcttgttaacaaataagatcattgaaatattttatgagtattgtaaagataaattttcataatattaacgAGCATTTAACTTTTGCAttgaaatattgttatttttttcattttatttattattaatatcttgttttctaatcatattattagaataaataaatttttttaaatccattctataaaatcttaaattttttatataaaaatatttatattatcttaatatcttttatactatggaaaaaaaaaatgatagtcaAAGGGTACCTACTACCTATCCAGTAGACTTctagaaatgaataaataaaaacagacaAACGTGTTTCAGAGTGTTGATGTgactaaaaaaccaaaccatatGGTTCCATCCTAAGTGGCATTCGAGGTGGTTAATGGGCTCGAGCCATGCGACCCTCTTCAAGTAGCTGTGAACTCAGAACATGAGCAGAGCCTCAGTTGGCATGAGGTATAAATCTATtcttgctaataaaaaaaatatgtataagtTGACTTGAAATGTCATAAGAAGTCAATAGTTATCCACACACGGAGTTTCGTTTATTGTTTACggttaaaaagtatttttgcaaaaacttaaaaagaatttttttaattatttttttatatttttaatttttttaatatgttgttattaaaaataaattttaaaaaaaaattatttcaatttatttttaaaataaaaaataactattaattataattgggtttccattgaaaaaaatatattttaattttaaatgtaagtATTAGACAACACAAACTCCATCGGGTTTCATTTCATGGTCATTGTTGGTCCATGTGGCACTAGGACATCTGCTAGCTCATGGTCAACAggtttcagtgttttttttttttttttttttttgtgaaatgtaTTTCTGGGGTTGTGGTATAAGTAGGttagtaaaaattttaatttttttttttaaaattattttttttatttgaagatttttttcctatactaattttaaaaataatttaaaaaaaaatattttaatatatttttaaataaaaaacaatttaaaaattaacttccaTAACATTTGGATAGGGATATCCACTATTGAGCTTAGTTAAACATTTGaccttttatttgtttatcttcCATTGGACTTACCTGCGCagccttgtttttctttcttcgtAATTTAGGCTTACGCCAATGTAATGAGTAAATTGATTGTATGGTCCCtcagatttcaaaaataaatcaaatcagtCCTTGTACTTTACTTTTGTGTACCATAACCCtaatattttcaattcttaGTCAAATGTGTTATCCCTATACAGCACATATTCATTAGATGTCAGTGGCACATGTACACATTTATAAGTGGATGAAAGTAACCACAAATTGTAAATTCAAGGGTTGATATGCTGAAATTTAAAGCATAGGGGGATGACTTAGctaattttcaaaacttgtgGAACTACATAATGTGTTTACAACATAATTTTGAAACTTGACCCGGCCTGATGGGTCGATCTAGAACTCGACCGATCTGGAACTAGAATCAAACCgagttgaagagaaaaaaaaaaaaaaacccatgtatGATCTAGTTGACCCGGCAAGACCTGATAAAAATCTACTTACAACTCattgagttttgattttattttatttttctttatattctgATTGAATACAATGATTCACAAGTTGGGAATGCAATAAGAGAAaagtttctttttcaaattttttaaaagaaaacgatAAAAATGCTTAAGATATTTTctaatgatttgtttaaattcttTATATTCTGATTGAACACCATTACAGTTGAATTTCTCCTTTCTAATTAGTCTCCAGTAAGACCAAATGATCTACTATTATGAATTGGATCCAACGAAGTTGCCTTATCAATcgcgattttttttattcaatgataagaaatgtttttaaatgaatttatgattaacatattaattaaaatcaaatcctATCTTATTAAGTGTCAAATCATAATATTACAATGTACGGATGGAAACTCTTTTCCACGTTCAAGATGGCctgaattgtattttaaaaaataataattaatgattgggtattaagattttgatattatattaaaagtttatttaaatttaattaaagtttaaacATGAGATTCCAAACACAATATTGTATTATCATCTGTACAAAATTATtcacacatttttttaaaattaagaaaataatgaacAGCTTTCAAGAAACTAGAGAGTACTGCCCAGAAAGTGATTCTAAATATCGCCTAAAGCTTATATACAATATGACCATTATGGGAATCACGGGGCGGCTATAGTCGGAGCATAGCCTAAAACAGCACCATATATCTTGACTTCTTCAGCATCCCGAGCCTTATAAACATGTGTTATATATACAACAGGACCATTTTGGAATCGGAGCAGAGCCACACAATATCGCTAACACCAAATATCTTGACTTCATGTGTGTTCTATATACAACTGGACCATATATTAGGATAATTATGGGGATAGAATTGGAGCATAGCCGAATATAACACCGAATATCCTGACTTCTTTTGCGACCCGAACCTTGTAAACACGTTTTGCAGCGGGTTTGTTTTTGTCCCTGTAAAACCTGACCTTGTCGCCAGCTTTAAGGTTCTTGCTAGCAACGAAAGGAAGCCAACCCTTTGACAGAACTGGTTTAGGGTATCGCCCTTTCTTGCGGACGGAGCACTTGAAGGGCCAGACATGGCCCTTATCATCAACTGCTTGAAAATCTACAGCATGACCACCTCCGAAAGATGGGAGAGACTTGAGATACTTGGTCGGCACCGAGAGTCTCTTGCAAATATCCGTCGGTCTGAGTATCTTTGAGAAGCTTGCCATCTGTGAGGCCAAGTGGAAAGAAGAGGAGCTTTGGATTAATGGACTTCGTcgtctctttgttttttttttttttaaaaaaaagcttttagcaGGACTCTATAGCTCTGGGTTTACTTGGGAATGCTATTTGTAGGCACGTTGGTCATCGAGAGAttgcaaatgaaaaaataaatgaatcgCACGAGTGTCCTTGTTGACTAATATAATAGagggggaaaagaaaaagaaatattagtAATTAAGATTAGAATAAATGAAGAATCCATTGTAGGAATTCAATGGAATCACGCAAGTTCCCAGTTTGAGCTGGCAAAGATGGCCTAAGTGAGGGGGGATCGAAGCCACGATATTCAGTGTTGATCcgactaaaaaacaaaaaatgtggTTCCATCCTAGGTGGCATTCGAGGTGGTAAATGAGCACAAAGCCATGCGAGTCACTTCACCTAGATGTGAACTCGGAACATGAGCAGTGGTCGGTACAAGTTATGGCGACAAGTCAGAGAAGAAATTTCGACCCGtcaaattgactttttttttttttttaatgaaaattaacaGAATTTTTATATACTATTATTATATCGAGGAATTGGctatttaaaacttatttaagaGTATacttgtgattattttttacttgaaaatatataaaaataatatatatttttatttttaaaaaaattatttttaatatcaaaacattaaaatgatttaaaaacaccaaataatattaatttaaagtaaataaataaaaaaaataatttttttcaaaaaaattttaaaacataaaaacaaataggtcttagtgctaacaaaataaaaatacatgtctaaattggattaaaaaactgatttattattttttattttatttttttagttaattttagatttgttttaattgagttttctCTAATAAATCTCTCGGTTTAAACGCCTTACTTTTCAACCCATTATCTTCTACAATATAAAGGttgtaagattttaaaattaaaaaactttaaatcttATAAACTTCCTCGATAAGTCACCTCCATTGTTTTACAAAACTCACTAATGTTGCTTTTTTGACATGTTCTAAGGAGTCCATAGCCATCCACCGACTAAATGTGTTCCGGTGGCTATAATTTAATGCTGCaacttgttttatataaatttctccATGTTACTTTGCGGCAAAGTTTCTTGTAACTTCTTTATTTATATCTTGGCCCTTGGGTTTATATAATTAAGGAGTTAGAACGCCTTTTCTGATatagttttctcttttttaaaatattttattgttatttttcaaacccCATGCTCGTCAAGAGACCCAACATCTATAATAAATCGATTTTGTTTTATCTaagtttaatataatttaagtaACGGTCTCAAATAACCTAGCTTGATATGATGTTTTCCACTCTTTGCTCCCCGTCCAGCCGGCAATATGGCAATACCTTAATTCTCATTTAATGGCTCGCCTGTCCACAGGACAGGGACAAATAAAGATGAGTGGTGCAACTTCATCATTCATGATTTCAGACTCACGACGTTGCAGTGACATGAAATACaattcttcaagtttttttaagttttcttttttttgttgtgttgtgttctgtgttttttattataaatttaaaaataattaatcagtCCCCAcgcatcattattttatataaatttcatttaaaattcctcttgagattataattaaaaaaaactataatttatgaATTGAGACTGCATTTTGTGACAAGATGGAATTAGGTTGGTTGAACGAGACATTGCAGAAGGATCGAATATGTTTGATAGAAAGAGGAGGGATAGAATAGGCAAAACCTTTATTTTAtaactattataaaaatatttaatagttaGACTagttaaatcttaaaattattccATATAAATCACCCATTCGAAtcttataaatcttaaaaatactgaggtttacatgatcattaatttcaagacCTGTGAGATTAGTCGATATGCACACAGCTTGGTCCAGACatctataattaataataataaaaaagtattataaaaGTATT
The genomic region above belongs to Populus alba chromosome 12, ASM523922v2, whole genome shotgun sequence and contains:
- the LOC140954357 gene encoding B3 domain-containing transcription factor NGA4-like — translated: MASFSKILRPTDICKRLSVPTKYLKSLPSFGGGHAVDFQAVDDKGHVWPFKCSVRKKGRYPKPVLSKGWLPFVASKNLKAGDKVRFYRDKNKPAAKRVYKVRVAKEVRIFGVIFGYAPILSP